The sequence below is a genomic window from Paenibacillus silvisoli.
AGTGGTGGAAAGTGGGGCTAAGTGGAGGATTTGGGGGAAGAGGTGGAGCGGCCCAATGTTTATGGGAGAGTATCAGCATAGCATTGACGAGAAAGGCCGCATCATTATCCCGGCTAAATTCCGAGACCAGCTTGGCGACCACTTTGTTGTCACCCGCGGACTTGATAACTGTTTGTTCGTTTATCCGCAAAGCGAGTGGAGCTTGCTGGAGCAGAAGCTCAAATCGCTGCCCATGATGAAATCGGACGCGCGCGCCTTCTCCCGTTTCTTCTTCTCGGGAGCGACGGAATGCGAGCTCGACAAACAGGGAAGGGTAAACTTACCGAATACGCTGTGCGAATATGCCAAGCTGGACAAGGATTGCATCGTGCTTGGCGTTTCGAACCGCGTAGAGATCTGGAGCAAACCGATCTGGGAGAGCTACTTCAAGCAATCCGAAGAGACCTTCAACGATATCGCAGAGAAGCTTGTTGATTTTGACTTTAATTTTTAACCTGCTAGCGACGATAAATAGGAGCAGCGGGCGTTTTGGAGCTAGGAGGCTACATCGTGTTTCAACATGTTACGGTATTAAAAGAAGAAGCAGTAGACGGGCTTGCGATCAAGCCGGACGGTATTTATGTAGATTGTACGTTGGGCGGCGCCGGCCACAGCGAGCTTATCGCTTCGCGGCTCGGACCGAAAGGGCGGCTCATTGCGCTGGACCAGGATGACTGGGCGCTGGATAACGCGCGCATCCGACTGGCGGCCTATATGGACCGCGTTACGCTGGTGAAAAGCAATTTTCGTTATTTGGCTCATGTACTCAAAGATTTAGGCATTGACGGCGTCGACGGTGTGCTATTCGACCTAGGCGTATCCAGCCCGCAGCTGGACGAAGGCGAACGCGGCTTCAGCTACAACCACGACGCTCCGCTCGACATGCGGATGGATCAAGACGGCATGCTGACGGCGGACGATATCGTCAATACGTGGGACGTAATAGAACTCGCCCGCATCATCACGAACTACGGCGAAGAGAAGTTCGCCAGATCGATTGCGCGCAAAATCATTGCGGCAAGAGAGCAGAAACGGGTCGAAACGACCGGCGAGCTGGTCGAAATCATCAAGTCCGGCATCCCTGCCGCGGCAAGGCGGACGGGTCCGCATCCTGCGAAGCGAACGTTTCAGGCATTGCGGATCGCGGTTAACGATGAACTGGGCGCGGAGGAAGAGGGTCTTGCGCAGACGATCGACGTATTGAATGCCGGCGGCCGGGCATCCGTCATTACGTTTCATTCCCTGGAAGACCGTATTTGCAAGCAGTTGTTTGCGAAATTTGTTGAAAAATGCACCTGTCCGACAGACTTTCCGATGTGCGTCTGCGGGGGCGGCGGCAAGCTGAAGCTGGTGAATCGCAAGCCGATCCTGCCTAGCGCCGAGGAGCTGGAGCTTAATCCGAGATCGCGTTCCGCGAAGCTGCGGGTCGCCGAAAAATTGTAATCGACGTTC
It includes:
- the rsmH gene encoding 16S rRNA (cytosine(1402)-N(4))-methyltransferase RsmH is translated as MFQHVTVLKEEAVDGLAIKPDGIYVDCTLGGAGHSELIASRLGPKGRLIALDQDDWALDNARIRLAAYMDRVTLVKSNFRYLAHVLKDLGIDGVDGVLFDLGVSSPQLDEGERGFSYNHDAPLDMRMDQDGMLTADDIVNTWDVIELARIITNYGEEKFARSIARKIIAAREQKRVETTGELVEIIKSGIPAAARRTGPHPAKRTFQALRIAVNDELGAEEEGLAQTIDVLNAGGRASVITFHSLEDRICKQLFAKFVEKCTCPTDFPMCVCGGGGKLKLVNRKPILPSAEELELNPRSRSAKLRVAEKL
- the mraZ gene encoding division/cell wall cluster transcriptional repressor MraZ; protein product: MFMGEYQHSIDEKGRIIIPAKFRDQLGDHFVVTRGLDNCLFVYPQSEWSLLEQKLKSLPMMKSDARAFSRFFFSGATECELDKQGRVNLPNTLCEYAKLDKDCIVLGVSNRVEIWSKPIWESYFKQSEETFNDIAEKLVDFDFNF